Genomic segment of Benincasa hispida cultivar B227 chromosome 1, ASM972705v1, whole genome shotgun sequence:
acaaataaaatttacataaacaaaatttgGCTCCTCAAATGAGTTCAGATTTTCCTCATAGGCAAAGAACAATAATTACGAGCTTCTTTTGTATCCTATTTCATCATATCAATGGATTGCTGTTTCGAGGATAACTTGGCCAAAAGGCTACGATTCAGATGATACTTGGTGTTTTATTTGATCTAGCTATGCATTTAACAGGTAGAATCAACAAAACACCGTATGCGGGGAAATTCTTGTTTATGCTCCTATTTTAGATGTTCTTTAATTCTAATCTTTACTCATTCTCTGTAGGAGCAAGGAAAAGGAGGGCGCCATGGAAAGACAATAAACATTTTCTCCATTGCATCTGGACACCTGTAAGTGTAACGTTACTATATGATCAGTTTCTTTCGGTAGTGCAAGTTACATTTCTGTAGTGGTCTATACCCAACATTGAACTTCATATACATTGACCAGTATCGATAGAAGATATAATTATAACATAGAATTGCAGAATGATTTCCTTCTTTCCTTAAGTTCATTGAAAGATTATAAACAGACAATACAGAAGAAAAGAGCCGAGCACAAAAGGAACTTATACGTATTCATTATCCAGTGCTGGCTTCAAGCTTTCTTAAagatttgtttgtttgtttcttaGAGTCAAGTTGATACAAGCTTGGTTGAGTGACTATAATAGTATCTCACATAATAGTAAAGGTTTTTACGTGTCTTATGGATATCGCCAACATAGTGAAGTACCCATGATTTTTAAGTGACCTGACCTGGTCCCCTAGTCTGTCTCCATTCACTTTGAGTTCTAACAAATAGTTTCTTTCTAGTGCTTTGTGTTAATGATGTTCTGAAAAATTCAGCAGGACAAATCAACAATGGAAATTTGCAATAATCGAGTCGTTGCACCACAATTTCTAATCACAGagacaaattaaaattaatatgcaATTTGAACATATAGATGCTTGTAATGTGCATGAATATATGAGGTAGCTATTATTatcatctttaaaaaaatatagatcaTGTTATGTTATGTTTTAGTGCTTTGCTTTATcatttgtttcctttctttcACTTGTATCAGCTTTCATAATCTTAATGAAGTGGCttgtttcttgttaaaaaaaaaatatatatatatatatagataattTCTTTTTGGCAGTGAACTTTGTCAATGGATATTACTTTATGCAGTCTATGAATCTGTAAAATGGTCCACTTTCTAATGATATTTCTTGGCAGATATGAACGCTTTCTCAAAATCATGATCTTGAGTGTCCTAAAGAATACACGTCGGCCTGTGAAATTCTGGTTTATAAAGAATTATCTATCCCCTCAGTTTAAGGTTAACATAGCCACTCATGctccctttctttctttctttctttttttttctgtttttgttttggtttttgtttttgttttctgaaGAACATTTTGTTTAGATACCTAATACCTGCGCTCTCTGGTGACTTAAGCAGGATGTAATTCCACTCATGGCTGAAGAATAtggttttgattttgaactaattACTTACAAATGGCCTACGTGGCTGCATAAGCAGAAAGAAAAACAGAGGATTATTTGGGCATATAAGATTCTATTTCTTGATGTTATCTTCCCTCTTTCGTTGGAAAAGGTACCATGTCCATTATGCTCCAAACTTCCATGATTTCTCGtagcttatttttaaaaagaaacgaATATCAAAATGTTAGCTTAACTTATTCATAACTTGATCATCTGTTGCATGTTTATTTACTCATCTAAAAGAAATTGTTCGTTTGTTACCTGCAGGTCATTTTTGTTGATGCTGATCAGATTGTCCGGACAGATATGGGGGAACTCTATGACATGGATATCAAGGGAAAACCACTAGCATATACGCCCTTTTGTGACAATAATAAGGATATGGATGGATATAGGTTTTGGAGACAAGTACATATCAATCTCCTTCCCTGTTAATTGTTATCAATAAGTATTTTTCAATATCACCCTGTCCTCACTATTTCCTTTAATGGACAGGGCTTCTGGAAAGAACACCTACGTGGGAAACCATACCATATAAGGTAGAGACTGCTGTAATGTATTGATTGAACTCCATTGAGATGCATGCTCATTCATTAATTCCACTGATATTTCAAATTCCAACTTCATAATGGGTCGTAAAGTTCTCATTCCTCCGAGAAAAATGCCATCAAGAAATCTTATATTGTCTCCTATATTTCATTGGTTGTTCAGTAGAGTCAACTAGAATTCCGTAATTGACTGTAAAAAGTCTGTTTCTTCAGAAAAAGAATGTGTAAAAAGTCTGTGGATGTAGTCTTTAACGAAGTAAAAAGTCAAATCTCCATCTGTTTTTGAACACCACTTCCCCTATCTCTGGAAATTATCAAATACCTTGCAGTAACTAATAATATGATGCattaatgtttttctttccGTTTCCTACAGTGCATTATATGTTGTTGATTTAAAGAAATTCCGAGAAACGGCAGCTGGAGATAATCTAAGAGTTTTCTATGAATCTCTAAGCAAGGATCCAAATAGTTTATCCAATTTGGATCAGGCAAGTAAATTTTACATCGTTTATCGCCTCATTAGTAATAGCATATCAAGTGATACTTCATTAGCATTGAGATAATGTTTGTCAAGTAAAATTTACATCAcctgatattttattttgtccCCATTCTATGGTGCACTTCCATATGGTAAATGGAGATAATGTTCATGGTATTTATTTCTAGTTATATTCTGCGTTCTTTTCAGGATCTTCCCAACTACGCTCAGCACACTGTGCCCATTTTCTCTCTACCACAAGAATGGCTCTGGTGTGAGTCGTGGTGTGGTAATGCCACAAAATCCAAGGCGAAAACCATTGATCTCTGTAACAACCCCATGACCAAAGAACCGAAGCTTCAGGTCCGACTGTTGTTTCTTCATATCATTTTCTATCTTTAGAAGCATAATAACGTTTATATTGTATGCTTTTTCATCTTTGccatttattaaaattagttgcattTATCAGGGTGCTAGAAGAATTGTTCCCGAATGGCCAGATCTTGATTTGGAGGCCAGAATATTCACAGCTAAAATATTAGGTGATGTCAACCCTCAAACACCTGTTTTATTGCCAGATCAAGCCGACAATCCTGCAAGTAAGAAGCCTATTAATGAAGATGTAGAATCAAAGGCAGAGTTATAATGAGATCATTTAAGTTCTACTAAATTAGACTAATGGGAGGATTCTGCTTCTCAATTCAACATCTCCTACTTCTACCATAAGGTAGCCTTCTTAGAAATAACTTGGAAGCCAGATGGACACATGCCTCTGTAGGCTGATATTGCAGTGAAGATTTCATGGAAGAGTTATTTTATCCGTTTTCCCCACCTTCTCTAATATTTTGAATATTAATAACTTATTGAAAAAAGTTGGCAATTTTGATAAAGACATGTATAGTAACAGCTGATTTTGTAATTTAGTGAAGTTTAGGAAGAATTTTCTTCTCATTATTCCCATTAGGAAACTTATTGTTATGCTGCTAGCAATATTTCATATTACCAAAATGTGACTGAAATTATGGAAATTCTTCATTTATGTTAGAAGTGCTTGAATAGTGTACCTCTTCTGATCATTATATGAATCTAGAAGCTATTCCAAGTCAACACACGTCTACACTTTCAAAGTCAAGTCAAACACAACTAAGTGCTTGTATTTTGCAATTCTATATATTTTGGGTTACATGGAAAAAGGCTTTACAGAATGATTTGGATCTCAGGCAAGgaacaagttttcttgcctttGAGATATTAGATCAACATCTTAATCCAAATTTAGGTTGATTCCATAATTGTTATTGAGGCTTTGGAAGGTTTTGGTTGTTTACAAGTTATATTAGATGAGAACTACTGCTCAAATTTCTCATTTGCAAATGCCAATTGATAGTGCATATTGTTGAAAGTCTTAAAGTTCTTTTTGCTTTCCTTGATGGTGGAGCTTCATTCTTTGCTGGCGCACCAAAATTAATGGCAATTCATACGAAATTCCAAAGGACTCAGAACAGCTCACTCAAAAGTAAAGTCTgtcctttaaaaaaaaggaataaaaaaagaataaataatcaataattaGATATGAGTTGCAAAAAGGAGCTTCAGTTCATAAATTTGAGAAGATCTCAAATCATCCCTTGAAAATGGTCGTCCATTATGGTTGTTCCCAAACTTTTAAAAGTCAAACACTAGCAACTACGACAAAGACTCCCATGTTAAAGAATAAGGTCAATGTCATGATTACAAAAGGTCGAATGATCAACATCAAAACAAGTATTAAAATTCCACCAACTCCTAAACTCCCCCAACACCTTTTTGGTCCCTCCTCTCGATATCTCAACGTCTCTCAAGAGGTATTTGGGACTACTCTAAAGAATTATGAAGTTTAGGGAGTCATGAACTCTTTGAAGCTACAGTGTAAAGAATTGATAAGGCAGTAGTAGGATCCACAAACTCTTTTGAATCACACAAGGAGCGGAGTTCGCAACTCCTACTTCTCAACTCCTTGGACCAAACACACCCTAATATACACCCCCTAATTGCTTCTATTGCCTCTATAAACTATAGAGACCACCTGTTACTCAGACGAAACTAAGAAAACAACCGACATATTGAAGAGATATTCAGTTGCTGTTTAGAGTGAAGACACTACAGCAAGCTTCTCGGTTACATTTCCATCACAGTTTCATTGAAAACCTGCATACTCCCATCAGGATTGTGAGTGGGAAATTATATATCATGATGAACTCCACATTCAAATTTCCTTTTACTATTGCAAAAGGATGCCAAAGTCTGTTTCTCCTGCCATTGATTTATTTgtgaaatgaaaaatttgtttGTTCAACAAAAAGGATAGAAAAGTTTCtatagaagaaaaaagagatgGACAAGAAAAATGTACATCTTTATACTTGCTATAAATCAGTGAGATATAAGAACTAAAGCTATACTTGATGACATCTTTACAGACTCGAGTAAAATTTACATTACAAGAGAAAATTTTAATTCCAAAGCATCTGCTAATCCTAATTAATTCCAATTCTAAAGCTCTCAATGATCAAATGTTTGGTTAACTGATTATGATGGAGGTTGGAGGTTTTTGGTCTCACCAGTTTCAACTTCTCAGATTCTCCAGTTAAACCTCCCTCTCCAAGACTCCCATTCTGTAGTAGATATCATTTCATCGCAGGCTCAGAAAACGACATCCAGACTGCATTGGATAATCTCGAATGGCAGCGAATGGCAGCCTTCATTTGAGTTGCTACATAAGAGATATAACAAACTCTTGAAGCATTTTCGCCTAACCAAAAAATCAAGATATCTTCTGAGTTTGATACTGAATGTGATTGGTCTTCTTGTTCATCTGAGCATGTCACCGTTATGCAATTCAAGTCCGCTTAATGTTGGTGATATACTGAAGTTGCTGCCGTCACCAACAAATGAAGGATGGCCATAAGGCACTGGCCGATCAGAAATCTGGGGAACTTCAACGTCACCTTCCAACATTTTCAGAGCTTCCATAATGGTGGGCCTCAAAGCCACCATCACATGAGAACATAAAATTCCAACAGCAATGAACCTCTCCATTATCGCTTTTGGATTTGAATTAGAAGAATCTCCATCTTTCATTAGAGCAGGATCTAAAGTTTCTCCTATTTTTCCAGCTTTCACCAAGGACCAAGCCCAATCTGTGATCAAGAATGCACGCGGAGATGACGACAAAGAGAAATCAAGAGCTTTTCTCCCACACATGATCTCCAAAACAACTACTCCAAAGCTATAAACATCACTCTTCTCTGTTAGTTGTCCATAAAGTGCGTATTCAGGTGCTAAATACCCATGAGTTCCTGCAACTCGAGTTGTTAGATGAGACTGTCCTTCCCTGCTCTGTTTGGCGAGCCCGAAATCTGCCACTCTTGCTCTCATGTCTGCATCTAGCAATATGTTCGTCGCCTTGATATCTCTGTGATATATGGCAGGTTTCACTCCGTAGTGCAGATAAGCTAAGCCTTTTGCCACATCCAAGATAATATTCTTCCTTTGAGGCCATGTCAATGATTTTTTTACAGTTCCAACTTGATCAAATAGTATAGGGAACAAATAGTCATCAAGATTTCCATTTGGCATGTAATCATAAACAAGGTATCGCTCACTTGCTCCCTCATCATGACCACCATCCCCATCGATCACACAACAACCTCTAAGTGGAACAAGATTCCTGTGCTTCAGATTACTGATTATTTCAACCTCATTGCAGAACTCTGCATTGCCTTGAAAATCTGATTCAATTACTTTCTTGACTGCCACCATACTTCCATCAGGTAATGTCCCTTTgtaaaccaaaccaaacccacCTCTCCCGATGAAGTTTTTTGAAGAAAAGTTATCAGTTGCTTTCTCAAGCTCCTGAATCTTGAACCAAATTGATCCAGTGTTTGGCCTGGCATGTGGCCTAGACCCTTGTTCATCCAGCTCAACATCAAACTCTAAACTAGACTTATCAGCCAATTTTTTCCATTTGTAAAACCAAAATCCTATTCCTAACAGAACAAAAAGGACCAAAATTCCAACAGCAGCAGCAGTAAGGCCATAAACTAGAGCAGAATGGTTACTTTTGGAATCCTTTTCAATACTCAATGGCAAATTAAGTATGCAATCTAACGCACTGTCGCCTTCAGGGCCAGATTCATTCACAATACCAGCAGCATAAAGAACAGCAAAGTAAAAGCAATCCATAGAATGAGATTTATTACCATCAATTCCAGTCAAAATAGCTTGAACTTTCAAACCAGCAGCGAGACAAGCATCACAGCCAGGACCAACAAGTTCCGACCGACAACCAGAATCGAGCGGCGAGTTCTGGCCAACTTTCGAGACCCAATCTCGAGTCGTTTGAATCCCAGCACAGACATTAGCAGAGATCACAAATTGCAAAGGATTAAAGCAATGGGTAACAAGGTCGCCGGGAAGGGAGAGCGAGGAGAGCTTCGATTGGTAATCGCGAAGGCAGGAATTGGAGGTTTCGAGGTCTGGGAGGTTGAAAAGAGAAGTCTCTTTGAGGTGTTGGGCCAAAGCAATTCCAAACAAGGACAAAAGGGTTTGACAACAAGGGATTTTGGAGGTATCATTCATGGCGGATTTGGCAGTGGTCTGGAAGAAAGGGTTCCGGCAAGCAGTCGCATTCCAAGGGATTCTGAGGACATAGTTGAGGTCCATTGGGCAGATGGGGTTTACGATTGGAGTGGCTGCTGAAGTTACAGTTATTACAGAGAATAAACAAAGAAGGAAGCTACTGAAAATCTTCATCGTTTCCCCTTTTTGCATCGAATTCTTTACTGGGTATACTGAAATTGAGATGTGTTCCCAAAAAAAAGTATTAGAAAAGAGAAATCCGGTGGTTGTTCTTTGAAGTGTCGAAAGAATTTTCCACCATTTTTCTGGTTTTTTGGTCTCTCTCTTTTGTATTTGGTGGTAGTGGTGGCTGGAAAGGTGGAATTTTTTCGTCGTCTTCATCCATTTTCATGGTCCTTCGTGGAAAGTGAAAAGGGGAAGTAGTTGGTAACTTGGCAATGGATTTGATAAGCATAAAGATTAGTGGAGATATTGGATTTCATCTTTAGGATCACGAGGAAATGATTGACGTTTGTTAAAATTAACAATTCGCCAACCAACTAGTTTATTTTTACTCACTCACCTTAATTCACTTCAACTATCTCTTTTTCAATGATTCTACTCATTGGATACCGTCAATAACTACCATACCACCCTCTAACAACCAACTCTGATGATCACATTTGTACGGCCAACTTGAGACTCCAATGAAAACTgtcttcgatgatcaactccAATGCAATTACCTTTGACGACCAACACCGATGTTTATCTTCGGTGGCCACCTTCGATGAAAAACCACCTTTGGTGATTACCTCAGGCACACAACTTCAACCACCAACTCCTTCGTTCATCTCCAACGACTAATTCTAACGACCAACTCGATCGATCCTATatacttgaagaaaaaaaatccaactggcaaagtgaaaatgtttttaaatacaAGTTTAAAATTATCactttatggtatttaatagtcgtattttatagtaatttgacatcGAGGGATTATCCGAAGATGATCAGATCATCCTTATAAACCTAAGACATCTAGAAGACCGACAACTTTTTGACAGTCTCACCGCATTCTAGGAAGAGGTattatttgtgtctatttggtcGGATTGATTAGCTTGACCATCTtaatgaataatatatatatatatatatatatatattgtatatatatgcATGAAATTGACTCATTATTAGCcatgtttatatttattttgtggACATGTAAATAGACCACAGATGAAAACCTTCTTGATCATGTTCAACTCATACATTCCATGAccgttaaagtatgttgtagaattgttaattatataaataataatattttatctaCATCAAGTACAATagttacataaaaaaaatcgtGATATTTATTTCTGAATAATACTTAGGTGAAGTCGGGTTGCACCCATCTATTGCATTTGCACAAACCTGTACCCAATAAAAAATGTCACGtggcaattttttattttttaaaaaaattgattaaaaatgttttttttttttttttttttgtgtgtgtatgGGAAAGGGGAAATATAGGGGATTAGGTGCATCTTAGCCTAGGCTACACCTAATCAttgttctttatttttatttattgaattcaCATCTCAAATGAGTAAAAATTTGGGAAGTAAGTGTTTTGTTGAATAGTGAAACAaaaagtaaaggagaaaa
This window contains:
- the LOC120088261 gene encoding probable receptor-like protein kinase At1g11050 — its product is MKTTKKFHLSSHHYHQIQKRETKKPEKWWKILSTLQRTTTGFLFSNTFFWEHISISVYPVKNSMQKGETMKIFSSFLLCLFSVITVTSAATPIVNPICPMDLNYVLRIPWNATACRNPFFQTTAKSAMNDTSKIPCCQTLLSLFGIALAQHLKETSLFNLPDLETSNSCLRDYQSKLSSLSLPGDLVTHCFNPLQFVISANVCAGIQTTRDWVSKVGQNSPLDSGCRSELVGPGCDACLAAGLKVQAILTGIDGNKSHSMDCFYFAVLYAAGIVNESGPEGDSALDCILNLPLSIEKDSKSNHSALVYGLTAAAVGILVLFVLLGIGFWFYKWKKLADKSSLEFDVELDEQGSRPHARPNTGSIWFKIQELEKATDNFSSKNFIGRGGFGLVYKGTLPDGSMVAVKKVIESDFQGNAEFCNEVEIISNLKHRNLVPLRGCCVIDGDGGHDEGASERYLVYDYMPNGNLDDYLFPILFDQVGTVKKSLTWPQRKNIILDVAKGLAYLHYGVKPAIYHRDIKATNILLDADMRARVADFGLAKQSREGQSHLTTRVAGTHGYLAPEYALYGQLTEKSDVYSFGVVVLEIMCGRKALDFSLSSSPRAFLITDWAWSLVKAGKIGETLDPALMKDGDSSNSNPKAIMERFIAVGILCSHVMVALRPTIMEALKMLEGDVEVPQISDRPVPYGHPSFVGDGSNFSISPTLSGLELHNGDMLR